Proteins from one Bacillota bacterium genomic window:
- a CDS encoding glutamate synthase-related protein produces the protein MPERIRGIGDESDACALVLVVRREAAPARDPLETALDALEAMDHRAGWVGEGALREGDGAGLMVDLPRAVWAKRLAEAGLDPGLVRRGDFAVAHLFLPGGRAAVHETAALRARVRERLAVEGFRLLAEALDQVDAAALGPRGRAEEPLFWQLAGLLPGERAGGEQGCWHLANLLERRFGAAGLEVVSFSTRAAVYKVRGGAGTLRSYHGDLRDPAFATRSALGHSRYSTNTTSTFARVQPFWQLGHNGEINTIARLREEARLVGIQLARDGSDSQDLDRVLAALLHRHGFSLWEAAELLQPPLHNEIFTLPPALQDLYAWHRQAWGPYAQGPAALLARDGDRFLAAVDALGLRPLWRLETQASIVYASEPRVLPFADLSAEPVPLAPGEKNGILLAPAGARWLDQPALRRVILAERRRKGFPSGFRRAALEAGLRPRSLSAGPVRAPERAAPVEGAGAAAAAGDGRDGRAGGPPNDRPLEAGQGMRLRDAWARRQPLLAALGWGPEDVRLALAEAGSGGEPVGSLGYDGPLAALSRQRVNLADFFHETVAVVTNPAIDREREVEHFSTRTLLGRRPRLDHPADREALELRLPLLLGGAAGGRSWLPPEREAAVAADFGTCRLEDLLATFARRGERLLRLEPSFGESEGPRRAVERLATAAVEGVRAGAAVLLLDDRGLFADGALPLDIHLALAAVDRALRLAGRRRGTTLLVRSGALRNLHDLMLAMALGGDALNPYRLFEVGARTAADAGAGGDGAATPEALEAALRKLLRALAAGMEKVLSTLGIHELRGYGRLMSSVGLPEELVATFGMPAFVPAPAGEGWARLAQDALERYRIARGEGDDRLAQPPRWLGQVWRLGGDLAQGRLAPGEYEERLQELAEREPISLRHALEVATPLEGVAPEEVDLSVGPHALPFEISSMSFGSQGETAYRAYAEAAARLNIVALNGEGGEIPDLVGRYPMNRGIQVASGRFGVHRALLEGAWMAEIKIGQGAKPGEGGHLPGRKVSEQVARARNARPGVDLISPSNNHDLYSIEDLAELIATLKRVRPGLRVAVKVPVVPNIGTIGVGIAKAGADVITVSGFDGGTGAARLHAIRRAGLPVEIGVSEVHRALVEAGLRQRVEIWADGGVKSAEDVLRLMLLGANRCGFGTMAMVAVGCTACRSCQTDTCHVGIATQIRDRAEAQARGLRRFDPLDYEEAVRRLVRFFTALGEALRARVAELGVRRAQELVGQNWRLVASRERQRLGLGHLLRPAAPPPAPCTGEGRTPPESPAAAGCGTAAGAPGAGQAGTRVVAAAGGSGAPLEEPGRLLIRQGEEPAPEGESAVAPRDLLEAFAPRTRVEVSDGIAAQGFAAFSLRGESWHARGGAQDGAARTALGGRVVVLKRPNGRGRWVGGHVGKGFAYGAQRGLFLVQGSADARFGIRLSGADLVLGGEPAGPIRDELGCIAARAQIKGFGFEYMTAGRAVVLGDPGPWLCSGMTGGVVYLRHEPAWGLDEAALRRRIAKGARVRLRPLGEQGLSDVRELLGEYAHELEASGQEEEAARVRGLAAAAGEHFLALLPEVEQVDPAISTE, from the coding sequence GTGCCGGAGAGGATCCGAGGGATCGGGGACGAGAGCGATGCCTGTGCGCTGGTGCTGGTGGTGCGGCGGGAGGCGGCGCCTGCCCGCGACCCGCTGGAGACGGCGCTGGACGCCCTGGAGGCGATGGACCACCGGGCCGGCTGGGTGGGCGAGGGGGCGCTGCGGGAGGGGGACGGCGCCGGCCTGATGGTCGACCTGCCCCGGGCCGTCTGGGCCAAGCGCCTGGCCGAGGCGGGCCTGGACCCGGGGCTGGTCCGGCGGGGCGACTTCGCCGTCGCCCACCTCTTCCTGCCGGGGGGCAGGGCGGCGGTGCACGAGACGGCGGCGCTGCGCGCCCGGGTCCGCGAGCGACTGGCGGTGGAGGGCTTCCGCCTGCTCGCCGAGGCGCTGGACCAGGTCGACGCCGCCGCGCTGGGTCCCAGGGGGCGCGCCGAGGAGCCGCTGTTCTGGCAGCTGGCCGGGCTTCTTCCCGGCGAGCGGGCGGGCGGCGAGCAGGGCTGCTGGCACCTGGCCAACCTGCTGGAGCGCCGCTTCGGGGCGGCCGGGCTGGAGGTGGTCTCCTTCAGCACCCGGGCGGCGGTGTACAAGGTACGGGGCGGTGCCGGGACGCTCCGCTCCTACCACGGGGACCTGCGCGATCCGGCCTTCGCCACCCGCTCGGCACTGGGTCACAGCCGCTACTCCACCAACACCACCAGCACCTTCGCCCGGGTCCAGCCCTTCTGGCAGCTGGGCCACAACGGGGAGATCAACACCATCGCCCGCCTCCGCGAGGAGGCGAGGCTGGTCGGCATCCAGCTGGCACGGGACGGGTCGGACTCCCAGGACCTGGACCGCGTCCTGGCGGCGCTCCTCCACCGCCACGGCTTCAGCCTCTGGGAGGCGGCCGAGCTCCTGCAGCCGCCGCTCCACAACGAGATCTTCACGCTGCCGCCGGCGCTCCAGGACCTCTACGCCTGGCACCGGCAGGCCTGGGGGCCCTACGCGCAGGGACCGGCCGCGCTCCTGGCGCGGGACGGCGACCGCTTCCTGGCCGCCGTGGACGCCCTGGGTCTCCGGCCGCTCTGGCGGCTGGAGACCCAGGCTTCGATCGTCTACGCCTCGGAGCCGCGCGTCCTCCCCTTCGCCGACCTCTCCGCCGAGCCGGTCCCGCTGGCGCCGGGGGAGAAGAACGGGATCCTCCTGGCCCCGGCGGGCGCGCGCTGGCTCGACCAGCCTGCGCTCCGCCGGGTGATCCTGGCCGAGCGCCGCAGGAAGGGCTTCCCCTCCGGTTTCCGCCGCGCCGCCCTGGAGGCGGGACTCCGCCCCCGGAGCCTCTCCGCCGGCCCGGTCCGCGCGCCGGAGCGGGCGGCGCCGGTCGAGGGCGCGGGAGCGGCCGCCGCGGCGGGCGACGGCCGGGACGGCCGGGCCGGCGGTCCGCCCAACGACCGGCCGCTGGAGGCGGGTCAGGGGATGCGCCTGCGGGACGCCTGGGCGCGGCGGCAGCCGCTCCTGGCGGCGCTGGGCTGGGGACCGGAGGACGTCCGCCTGGCGCTGGCCGAGGCGGGCAGCGGCGGTGAGCCGGTCGGGTCGCTCGGCTACGACGGGCCGCTGGCCGCACTCAGCCGGCAGCGGGTCAACCTGGCCGACTTCTTCCACGAGACGGTGGCGGTGGTGACCAACCCCGCCATCGACCGGGAGCGGGAGGTGGAGCACTTCTCCACGCGAACGCTCCTGGGCCGCCGGCCGCGGCTCGACCACCCGGCCGACCGGGAGGCGCTGGAGCTGCGCCTGCCGCTCCTCCTGGGCGGCGCCGCCGGGGGGCGGAGCTGGCTTCCTCCCGAGCGGGAGGCGGCGGTGGCGGCCGACTTCGGCACCTGCCGGCTGGAGGACCTGCTGGCGACCTTCGCCCGCCGGGGCGAGCGGCTGCTGCGGCTGGAGCCTTCCTTCGGCGAGAGCGAGGGGCCCCGGCGGGCCGTGGAGCGGCTGGCGACGGCGGCGGTGGAGGGCGTCCGCGCCGGCGCCGCCGTCCTTCTCCTGGACGACCGCGGGCTCTTCGCCGACGGGGCGCTGCCCCTGGACATCCACCTCGCCCTGGCGGCGGTGGACCGGGCGCTCCGCCTCGCCGGGCGGCGGCGGGGGACCACGCTCCTGGTCCGCTCCGGCGCGCTGAGGAACCTGCATGACCTGATGCTGGCCATGGCGCTGGGCGGCGACGCGCTCAACCCCTACCGGCTCTTCGAGGTGGGGGCGCGGACGGCCGCCGACGCGGGCGCCGGCGGGGACGGCGCGGCGACGCCCGAGGCGCTGGAGGCGGCGCTGAGGAAGCTCCTGCGCGCCCTGGCGGCCGGCATGGAGAAGGTGCTCTCCACCCTGGGCATCCACGAGCTGCGCGGGTACGGCCGGCTGATGAGCTCGGTGGGCCTGCCCGAGGAGCTGGTCGCCACCTTCGGCATGCCCGCCTTCGTGCCGGCGCCCGCCGGGGAGGGCTGGGCGCGGCTCGCCCAGGATGCGCTGGAACGCTACCGGATCGCCCGGGGCGAGGGCGACGACCGGCTCGCCCAGCCCCCGCGCTGGCTCGGCCAGGTCTGGCGGCTCGGTGGCGATCTGGCGCAGGGGCGGCTGGCACCCGGGGAGTACGAGGAGCGGCTCCAGGAGCTGGCGGAGAGGGAGCCCATCAGCCTCCGCCACGCGCTGGAGGTGGCGACGCCGCTGGAGGGGGTCGCGCCGGAGGAAGTGGACCTCTCGGTGGGGCCGCACGCGCTTCCTTTCGAGATCAGCTCCATGTCCTTCGGGAGCCAGGGCGAGACGGCCTACCGGGCCTACGCCGAGGCGGCGGCGCGCCTGAACATCGTCGCCCTCAACGGCGAGGGCGGCGAGATCCCCGATCTGGTCGGCCGCTACCCGATGAACCGGGGGATCCAGGTGGCCTCGGGCCGCTTCGGCGTCCACCGCGCGCTCCTGGAGGGCGCCTGGATGGCGGAGATCAAGATCGGCCAGGGCGCCAAGCCCGGCGAGGGCGGCCACCTCCCCGGCAGGAAGGTCTCCGAGCAGGTGGCGCGGGCGCGCAACGCCCGCCCGGGCGTCGACCTGATCTCGCCGTCCAACAACCACGACCTCTACTCCATCGAGGACCTGGCCGAGCTGATCGCCACGCTGAAGCGGGTCCGGCCGGGGCTCCGCGTCGCCGTCAAGGTGCCGGTGGTGCCCAACATCGGCACCATCGGCGTCGGCATCGCCAAGGCGGGCGCCGACGTGATCACCGTCTCGGGCTTCGACGGCGGCACCGGCGCCGCCCGCCTCCACGCCATCCGCCGCGCCGGCCTGCCCGTGGAGATCGGCGTCAGCGAGGTCCACCGGGCCCTGGTCGAGGCCGGCCTCCGGCAGCGGGTGGAGATCTGGGCCGACGGCGGCGTCAAGTCGGCCGAGGACGTCCTCCGCCTGATGCTGCTCGGCGCCAACCGCTGCGGCTTCGGCACCATGGCCATGGTGGCGGTGGGCTGTACCGCCTGCCGCTCCTGCCAGACCGACACCTGCCACGTGGGCATCGCCACCCAGATCCGCGACCGGGCGGAGGCGCAGGCGCGCGGGCTGCGACGCTTCGACCCCCTGGACTACGAGGAAGCGGTCCGGCGCCTGGTCCGCTTCTTCACCGCGCTGGGCGAGGCGCTGCGCGCCCGGGTGGCGGAGCTCGGCGTCCGCCGCGCCCAGGAGCTGGTCGGCCAGAACTGGCGGCTGGTGGCGTCGCGGGAGCGGCAGCGCCTCGGCCTCGGCCACCTGCTCCGGCCGGCGGCCCCGCCGCCCGCCCCTTGCACCGGCGAGGGCCGCACCCCGCCGGAGAGCCCGGCGGCGGCGGGGTGCGGGACGGCGGCCGGCGCGCCGGGCGCCGGGCAGGCGGGCACGCGGGTGGTGGCGGCCGCGGGCGGGTCCGGGGCGCCCCTGGAGGAACCGGGGCGGCTCCTCATCCGGCAGGGGGAGGAGCCCGCGCCGGAGGGGGAGAGCGCCGTCGCGCCGCGTGACCTGCTCGAGGCCTTCGCGCCGCGCACCCGGGTGGAGGTGAGCGACGGCATCGCCGCCCAGGGCTTCGCCGCCTTCAGCCTCCGCGGCGAAAGCTGGCACGCCCGCGGCGGAGCCCAGGACGGCGCCGCCCGGACCGCCCTGGGCGGGCGCGTCGTCGTCCTCAAGCGGCCCAACGGTCGCGGCCGCTGGGTGGGGGGCCACGTGGGGAAGGGCTTCGCCTACGGTGCGCAACGCGGGCTCTTCCTGGTCCAGGGGAGCGCCGACGCCCGCTTCGGCATCCGCCTCTCCGGCGCCGACCTGGTCCTGGGCGGCGAGCCGGCGGGGCCGATCCGGGACGAGCTGGGCTGCATCGCCGCCCGCGCCCAGATCAAGGGCTTCGGCTTCGAATACATGACCGCCGGGCGCGCGGTGGTCCTGGGCGACCCGGGGCCGTGGCTCTGCTCGGGGATGACCGGCGGCGTCGTCTACCTCCGGCACGAGCCCGCCTGGGGGCTGGACGAGGCGGCGCTCCGGCGGCGCATCGCCAAGGGGGCGCGCGTCCGCCTCCGGCCGCTGGGCGAGCAGGGGCTGTCCGACGTGCGGGAGCTGCTGGGCGAGTACGCCCACGAGCTGGAGGCGTCGGGTCAGGAGGAGGAGGCCGCCCGGGTGCGGGGGCTGGCCGCCGCCGCGGGGGAGCACTTCCTGGCGCTTCTCCCGGAGGTGGAGCAGGTCGATCCGGCGATCTCCACGGAGTAG
- a CDS encoding CAP domain-containing protein — translation MKEKARRRRAGRGRRRLATWMGALSALLLLGLGFSPTAQASWYLDAQGRLPARLPLTTTWHPAGPAAPGRAAPQPARPASGALRTDEARLLELINQARVQAGVRPLAVDAALERLAEQKADEMAALGYFDHRSPTRGTPLEMERAAGIRAAWMGAENIARARDVEFAMAMFMGSAPHRANLLDPRFDTAGVGVAPTARGVAVSVLFLGH, via the coding sequence ATGAAGGAGAAGGCGAGAAGGAGGCGGGCGGGGCGCGGCCGGCGGCGGCTCGCAACCTGGATGGGGGCGCTCTCCGCCCTCCTTCTGCTCGGACTCGGGTTCTCGCCCACGGCCCAGGCCTCGTGGTACCTGGACGCCCAGGGGCGACTCCCGGCACGACTTCCACTGACCACGACCTGGCATCCTGCGGGGCCGGCCGCCCCCGGTCGCGCGGCACCCCAGCCGGCCAGGCCGGCCAGCGGCGCGTTGAGGACGGACGAGGCGCGGCTCCTGGAGCTGATCAACCAGGCGCGGGTGCAGGCGGGGGTCCGGCCGCTGGCGGTCGACGCTGCGCTGGAGAGGCTGGCGGAGCAGAAGGCCGACGAGATGGCGGCGCTCGGCTACTTCGACCACCGCTCCCCCACCCGCGGCACGCCTCTGGAGATGGAGCGGGCGGCCGGGATCCGCGCCGCCTGGATGGGCGCGGAGAACATCGCCCGTGCCCGGGACGTGGAGTTTGCCATGGCCATGTTCATGGGCAGCGCGCCCCACCGGGCCAACCTGCTCGACCCGCGCTTCGACACCGCGGGTGTGGGCGTCGCCCCGACGGCGCGCGGGGTGGCGGTCTCGGTCCTCTTCCTGGGGCACTGA
- a CDS encoding BMP family ABC transporter substrate-binding protein, protein MESRKDEPRSGGLPRSRRWRAGAVALALALSVGLAGCGGASSGAGTSQAPAGGASGGAPGAKPFKVGLVTDVGGINDRGFNQLAYEGLQRAQRELGVQGRVIQSKQQTDYIPNLSGLAQQGYNLVIAVGFLMQDQVQQVAKEYPNTHFAIIDVGIEGIPNLASAVFKYQEAGYLAGAMAGLIEKERALPGIKGTNKIGVVGGMSIPPVNAYIAGFEAGVRKVAPEVQVILRYANAFDDPAAGRELALAEAAQGAEIIQQAAGNTGTGVIEGAKQAGVYAIGVDMDQNYLAPRTVIFSALKRVDNVTFDLIKAAKEGRLQGGINVFDLKSGGVGVTRPIQGVPAGIVQRVDELRQQIVDGKIVPPDRLPK, encoded by the coding sequence GTGGAGAGCAGGAAGGACGAGCCTCGTAGCGGCGGTCTCCCGCGCTCCAGGAGGTGGCGCGCGGGGGCGGTCGCGCTGGCGCTGGCCCTGTCCGTGGGACTGGCCGGGTGCGGGGGAGCCTCCTCGGGCGCGGGGACGTCCCAGGCGCCGGCGGGCGGCGCCAGCGGCGGCGCTCCCGGCGCGAAGCCCTTCAAGGTGGGCCTGGTCACCGACGTGGGCGGCATCAACGACCGGGGCTTCAACCAGCTGGCCTACGAGGGGCTCCAGCGCGCGCAGCGGGAGCTGGGCGTCCAGGGGCGGGTGATCCAGTCCAAGCAGCAGACCGACTACATCCCCAACCTCTCGGGTCTGGCGCAGCAGGGCTACAACCTGGTGATCGCGGTCGGCTTCCTGATGCAGGACCAGGTCCAGCAGGTGGCCAAAGAGTACCCCAACACCCACTTCGCCATCATCGACGTGGGCATCGAGGGGATCCCGAACCTGGCCTCCGCGGTCTTCAAGTACCAGGAGGCGGGCTACCTGGCCGGCGCCATGGCCGGCCTGATCGAGAAGGAGCGCGCGCTCCCGGGCATCAAGGGGACGAACAAGATCGGTGTCGTGGGCGGCATGAGCATCCCGCCGGTCAACGCCTACATCGCCGGCTTCGAGGCCGGCGTCCGGAAGGTGGCGCCGGAGGTGCAGGTGATCCTCCGTTACGCCAACGCCTTCGACGATCCGGCCGCCGGCCGCGAGCTGGCGCTGGCCGAGGCGGCGCAGGGGGCCGAGATCATCCAGCAGGCGGCCGGCAACACCGGCACCGGCGTCATCGAGGGGGCGAAGCAGGCGGGTGTCTACGCCATCGGCGTCGACATGGACCAGAACTACCTGGCCCCCCGGACGGTCATCTTCAGCGCTCTGAAGAGGGTGGACAACGTCACCTTCGACCTGATCAAGGCCGCCAAGGAAGGCCGCCTGCAGGGCGGGATCAACGTCTTCGACCTGAAGTCGGGCGGCGTCGGCGTCACCCGGCCGATCCAGGGGGTGCCCGCCGGCATCGTCCAGCGCGTGGACGAGCTCCGCCAGCAGATCGTCGACGGCAAGATCGTCCCGCCCGACCGCCTGCCCAAGTAG
- a CDS encoding YerC/YecD family TrpR-related protein encodes MAYQSPLRSPELDRLFEAVLSLRDQEECYRFFADLCTVGELRAMGQRLRVAELLADGLTYEEIERRTGMSPATIARVNRFLQYGNDGYRRVIARLRAGRVRDGDADDGPRDDRGEG; translated from the coding sequence GTGGCCTACCAGAGCCCGCTCCGGAGCCCGGAGCTGGACCGTCTCTTCGAGGCGGTCCTCAGCCTGCGCGACCAGGAAGAGTGCTACCGGTTCTTCGCCGACCTCTGCACGGTGGGGGAGCTGCGCGCCATGGGACAGCGCCTCCGGGTGGCGGAGCTCCTCGCCGACGGCCTCACCTACGAGGAGATCGAGCGGCGGACCGGCATGAGCCCGGCCACCATCGCCCGTGTCAACCGCTTCCTGCAGTACGGGAACGACGGCTACCGGCGGGTGATCGCGCGGCTGCGGGCGGGCCGGGTGCGCGACGGGGACGCGGACGACGGGCCGCGCGACGACCGGGGCGAAGGGTAG
- a CDS encoding ATP phosphoribosyltransferase regulatory subunit, which yields MSDPNGVDGGAASGLLRHHVERVVLEVLARWGYREVETPLLEPVDGPLAATGAGGATAEAGHLGEEESWFGAVRLMDGGGRPWRLRYDATVALLRRSTELSSTGAGLRLAYATTVVRRDEEGEPVALGQAGAEYLAAPSPLGEAEVIGAAVEVLRELGVGPVRVALGDPAWVAELERAAGLPETGGESVAALLAALRGGDQVGAARLDRAGLGALGGGLAEVARRLRARSAGGEEEARFLALLEHLAGMGLDEQLEVDPQLVGRWPYYSGPVFELSAPGQGRPLGYGGRYRLDLAPLEGAGFALDVDRLLALLAEARSRAAEALPDVVAFPAATPPGRLWGRLAALRRAGYRVALAPDEVTAYRWAREAVEAGGGPRLLRLEAGGERWLGRPSASTPTPAPADATEEGAGAWSPRH from the coding sequence ATGAGCGATCCGAACGGGGTGGATGGAGGCGCCGCCTCCGGCCTCCTCCGACACCATGTCGAGCGGGTGGTCCTGGAGGTCCTGGCCCGCTGGGGTTACCGCGAGGTGGAGACGCCGCTGCTGGAGCCGGTGGACGGGCCCCTGGCGGCCACGGGGGCGGGAGGGGCGACGGCCGAGGCCGGCCACCTGGGGGAGGAGGAGAGCTGGTTCGGCGCCGTCCGCCTGATGGACGGAGGGGGGCGCCCGTGGCGCCTCCGCTACGACGCGACCGTCGCGCTCCTGCGGCGGTCGACCGAGCTCTCGTCCACCGGCGCCGGTCTCCGTCTCGCCTACGCCACCACCGTCGTCCGGCGGGACGAGGAGGGCGAGCCGGTGGCGCTCGGCCAGGCGGGAGCCGAGTACCTGGCGGCGCCGAGCCCGCTGGGGGAGGCGGAGGTGATCGGGGCGGCGGTGGAGGTGCTGCGCGAGCTGGGGGTGGGCCCGGTCCGGGTGGCGCTGGGCGACCCGGCCTGGGTGGCGGAGCTGGAGCGGGCCGCAGGACTCCCGGAGACAGGGGGGGAGAGCGTCGCGGCGCTCCTGGCCGCGCTCCGCGGGGGTGACCAGGTCGGGGCCGCCCGCCTGGACCGGGCCGGCCTGGGGGCCTTGGGGGGCGGGCTGGCGGAGGTGGCCCGGCGCCTCCGGGCGAGGAGCGCGGGGGGCGAGGAGGAGGCACGCTTCCTGGCGCTGCTGGAGCACCTGGCGGGCATGGGTCTGGACGAGCAGCTGGAAGTGGACCCGCAGCTGGTGGGGCGCTGGCCGTATTACTCCGGGCCGGTCTTCGAGCTGAGCGCCCCGGGACAGGGCCGGCCGCTCGGCTACGGGGGGCGCTACCGCCTCGACCTCGCCCCGCTGGAGGGAGCCGGCTTCGCGCTGGACGTCGACCGCCTGCTCGCCCTCCTCGCCGAGGCCCGCTCCCGGGCCGCGGAGGCCCTCCCCGACGTCGTCGCCTTTCCCGCGGCGACGCCGCCCGGGCGCCTCTGGGGCCGCCTGGCGGCGCTCCGGCGCGCCGGCTACCGGGTCGCGCTGGCGCCCGACGAGGTGACCGCCTACCGCTGGGCCCGGGAGGCGGTGGAGGCCGGCGGCGGGCCTCGCCTCCTGCGCCTGGAGGCGGGGGGCGAGCGCTGGCTGGGTCGGCCTTCCGCCTCCACGCCCACGCCGGCGCCGGCGGACGCGACGGAGGAAGGGGCGGGCGCATGGTCGCCGCGGCACTGA
- the hisG gene encoding ATP phosphoribosyltransferase — MVAAALTAGGRPGPFALTLALPKGRLAREATGALQAAGLELPEEAGEKELVQLLPWPALGGRLRLLWVRPADAPAYVREGAADAGITGKDALAEEPQGVLERLDLGFGRCRMVVAVRGEEAGRWPELLARRGDQLLVATKYPRLARRHFLARHGLRPRVLELRGSVEVAATVGMAAAIVDLVETGATLRANGLVAVEEVLPVSARWIVNPVSLRWKRPLLAELERRLAARSAREAIRR, encoded by the coding sequence ATGGTCGCCGCGGCACTGACGGCGGGCGGCAGGCCCGGCCCCTTCGCCCTCACCCTCGCCCTTCCCAAGGGGCGCCTGGCGCGGGAGGCGACCGGGGCGCTCCAGGCCGCCGGCCTCGAGCTCCCGGAGGAGGCGGGCGAGAAGGAGCTGGTCCAGCTGCTGCCGTGGCCGGCCCTCGGCGGCCGCCTCCGCCTCCTCTGGGTGCGTCCCGCCGACGCCCCCGCCTACGTGCGGGAGGGGGCGGCCGACGCCGGGATCACGGGCAAGGACGCCCTGGCGGAGGAGCCGCAGGGCGTGCTGGAACGGCTCGATCTGGGCTTCGGGCGCTGCCGCATGGTGGTGGCCGTCCGGGGCGAGGAGGCGGGACGCTGGCCGGAGCTCCTGGCCCGGCGGGGCGACCAGCTGCTGGTGGCCACCAAGTACCCGCGGCTGGCGCGCCGCCACTTCCTGGCGCGCCACGGCCTCCGGCCGCGCGTCCTGGAGCTGCGGGGCTCGGTGGAGGTGGCGGCCACGGTGGGGATGGCGGCGGCCATCGTCGACCTGGTGGAGACCGGCGCCACCCTGCGGGCCAACGGCCTGGTCGCGGTGGAGGAAGTGCTCCCGGTCAGCGCCCGCTGGATCGTCAACCCGGTCAGCCTCCGCTGGAAGCGACCGCTCCTGGCCGAGCTGGAGCGGCGGCTGGCGGCCCGCTCCGCGCGGGAGGCGATCCGTCGGTGA
- the hisD gene encoding histidinol dehydrogenase: MSATVTVPPGEEELRRAVARIIREVRAGGDAALRRWADRLDDLGQAPFELSEEERARGEREAPPEAVAALERAAERIEAGARAQREALRDAVWEDGAGNLCRFRWVPVERAGLYVPGGRARYPSSVLMAAIPARVAGVEACFLTTPVRGGGLPDPLVLVAARLAGVGRVFRLGGAQAVAALALGTESIPRVDLLVGPGNAWVTEAKRQLFGEVGLDGLAGPSEVLVLLDRAERAEWAALELIAQAEHDPDARVYALAVGAGARRTAAAVGRALAERLPSVARREVVEAALSGSAARLPSLLEGLPPGPPRPAASGWPVAALPGREAALEAVGRIAPEHLVLLLDEEEARDWADRVRTAGAVFVGPWAPVAAGDYSAGTDHILPTGGSARWASGVGVHTFLRLQQEFVGRREGLPAWAGAATRLARAEGLENHARSVEARLQAR; encoded by the coding sequence GTGAGCGCCACCGTGACCGTGCCGCCGGGGGAGGAGGAGCTCCGCCGGGCGGTCGCCCGCATCATCCGGGAGGTCCGCGCCGGCGGCGACGCGGCCCTCCGCCGCTGGGCCGACCGGCTGGACGACCTCGGCCAGGCACCCTTCGAGCTGAGCGAGGAAGAGCGCGCACGCGGCGAGCGGGAGGCGCCGCCCGAGGCGGTGGCGGCGCTGGAGCGGGCGGCGGAGCGGATCGAGGCGGGAGCCCGGGCCCAGCGCGAGGCGCTCCGCGACGCCGTCTGGGAGGACGGGGCGGGCAACCTCTGCCGCTTCCGCTGGGTGCCGGTGGAGCGCGCCGGCCTCTACGTCCCCGGCGGGCGGGCCCGTTACCCCTCCAGCGTGCTGATGGCCGCCATCCCCGCGCGGGTGGCGGGGGTGGAGGCCTGCTTCCTGACCACGCCGGTCCGCGGCGGCGGGCTGCCCGACCCGCTGGTGCTGGTGGCGGCGCGGCTGGCGGGCGTCGGGCGGGTCTTCCGACTGGGCGGGGCGCAGGCGGTGGCGGCGCTGGCGCTGGGTACCGAGAGCATCCCCCGGGTCGACCTCCTGGTGGGGCCGGGCAACGCCTGGGTGACCGAGGCGAAGCGGCAGCTCTTCGGCGAGGTCGGCCTGGACGGGCTGGCCGGACCCAGCGAGGTGCTGGTCCTGCTGGACCGCGCCGAGCGGGCGGAATGGGCGGCGCTGGAGCTGATCGCCCAGGCCGAGCACGATCCCGACGCCCGGGTCTACGCCTTGGCCGTGGGGGCGGGCGCCCGCCGGACCGCGGCCGCCGTCGGCCGGGCGCTGGCGGAGCGCCTGCCTTCGGTCGCCCGGCGGGAGGTGGTGGAGGCCGCGCTGAGCGGGTCGGCCGCCCGGCTCCCCTCGCTCCTGGAGGGGCTCCCGCCCGGGCCGCCGCGGCCGGCGGCCTCCGGCTGGCCGGTGGCCGCCCTGCCCGGGCGGGAGGCGGCGCTGGAGGCGGTGGGCCGGATCGCGCCGGAGCACCTGGTCCTCCTCCTGGACGAGGAAGAGGCCCGGGACTGGGCCGACCGCGTCCGGACCGCCGGCGCCGTCTTCGTCGGCCCCTGGGCGCCGGTGGCGGCGGGCGACTACAGCGCGGGCACCGACCACATCCTGCCCACCGGCGGCAGCGCGCGCTGGGCGAGCGGGGTGGGGGTGCACACCTTCCTGCGGCTGCAGCAGGAGTTCGTGGGCCGCCGCGAGGGGCTCCCCGCCTGGGCGGGGGCGGCGACCCGGCTGGCCCGGGCGGAGGGGCTGGAGAACCACGCCCGGAGCGTGGAGGCCCGCCTGCAGGCCCGCTAG